Proteins co-encoded in one Cytophagia bacterium CHB2 genomic window:
- a CDS encoding sodium:solute symporter family protein, producing TQAQYFRQRWNSDAVGLMLFIVLGALMIPYLLVGVIGGSVTLREITNGQIPEWAGGLLICTVILIYVTYGGMRSTAWVNTLQTIVFVGFGVIAFYVIVNKLGGLTGALNIVAERNPELLMRGDKIKPLQFLTYTCVPLSVGMFPHMFMHWLTAKRATAFRTILPFYPLCIMAVWVPSVLLGIMGTIDFPDLKGPAANSVLISVIAKYSPDVLAGMLAAGVLAAIMSSLDSQALSLGSMFTNDIVRHYGFHDKMSDKQQVLIGRLFVVGILAVCFLLSLVANRSIFKLGVWSFTGYASLFPIVAAALFWKRSTKYGAMASIVTVAVLWIYFFSQGSGIVTDSGIMAVAIILAASTAAMIIGSLLTQPPEQSTLDKFFATDGHISAKEVSSRTEKMPIS from the coding sequence TGACGCAGGCGCAATACTTCCGTCAACGCTGGAATTCGGATGCCGTCGGCTTGATGCTGTTCATCGTGCTCGGCGCGTTGATGATTCCCTATTTGCTCGTCGGCGTCATTGGCGGCTCAGTCACCTTGCGTGAAATCACCAACGGCCAAATTCCCGAATGGGCCGGCGGTTTGTTGATCTGCACGGTGATCTTGATTTATGTCACGTATGGCGGCATGCGCAGCACCGCCTGGGTCAACACTTTGCAAACGATTGTGTTCGTGGGCTTCGGCGTCATTGCGTTTTATGTGATTGTCAACAAATTGGGCGGATTGACAGGCGCGCTCAATATCGTTGCCGAGAGAAATCCCGAGCTGTTGATGCGCGGCGACAAAATCAAGCCGCTGCAATTTTTGACCTACACCTGCGTGCCGCTTTCCGTGGGCATGTTCCCCCACATGTTCATGCACTGGCTCACCGCCAAACGCGCCACGGCATTTCGCACTATACTGCCGTTTTACCCGCTTTGTATTATGGCGGTTTGGGTGCCCAGCGTGCTGCTTGGCATCATGGGCACGATCGATTTTCCTGATCTCAAAGGCCCGGCGGCAAACTCGGTTTTGATCAGCGTCATCGCCAAATATTCTCCCGATGTGCTGGCGGGCATGCTCGCCGCTGGCGTGCTGGCGGCGATTATGTCGTCGCTTGATTCGCAGGCCCTGTCACTCGGCAGCATGTTCACGAACGATATCGTGCGGCACTACGGCTTTCACGACAAAATGAGCGACAAGCAGCAGGTGCTGATCGGGCGATTGTTCGTGGTGGGCATTTTGGCGGTTTGCTTTCTGCTCTCACTCGTCGCGAATCGCAGCATTTTCAAGCTTGGCGTCTGGTCATTCACGGGTTATGCCTCGCTTTTTCCCATCGTGGCAGCGGCTTTATTTTGGAAACGCAGCACGAAATACGGCGCCATGGCTTCAATCGTGACGGTGGCGGTTTTGTGGATCTACTTTTTCTCGCAAGGCTCGGGCATTGTTACAGACAGCGGTATCATGGCAGTCGCCATAATTCTGGCTGCCTCGACTGCCGCGATGATCATCGGCTCGCTGTTGACCCAACCGCCGGAGCAATCGACGCTTGACAAATTTTTCGCGACGGATGGGCATATTTCTGCAAAAGAGGTTTCCTCGCGGACCGAAAAAATGCCCATTTCATAA
- a CDS encoding DUF433 domain-containing protein — MARIEIGKHLAVDTRVCGGRLIFKGSRILVSDALELLQAGYTPEKVAQQYRDIITTEAVQEALSFVKRGIVKEIAGKARVAA, encoded by the coding sequence ATGGCACGAATCGAGATTGGTAAACATCTGGCGGTAGATACCCGCGTTTGCGGCGGTCGCCTGATCTTCAAAGGGTCGCGTATACTTGTCTCAGACGCCCTGGAGCTCTTGCAAGCGGGTTATACACCGGAAAAGGTTGCGCAACAGTATCGCGACATCATTACAACAGAGGCCGTGCAGGAAGCCTTGTCTTTTGTCAAGCGCGGAATCGTCAAGGAGATCGCCGGTAAGGCAAGAGTTGCGGCATGA
- a CDS encoding glycosyltransferase family 4 protein — MRIAYIAAGAAGMYCGSCLHDNTLAAALLKKGHEVALIPTYTPLRTDEANVAVNDIFYGGINVYLQEKFSLFRRTPWVIDRLLNNRALLNWVSRFSSSTNAKDLGSLTVSVLAGEGGHQKKELEKLAQWLKESYRPELVQLTNSMFVGMAHELKKALGVPVLCALQGEDLFLDELIEPYKSQAKKLLRERAREIDGFIATSQYYADYMADYLDIPAQKIHVVRLGINLRDHGNAPEANSEKTFVVGYLARLCPEKGLHLLVKAMQQLAENFQPGAFKLKVAGYLSPKDQKYFADIQKKIQASRLREAFEYAGEVTRVEKINFLQSLHLLSVPTVYQEPKGLYVLEALANGVPVVQPHHGAFPELLHASSGGILVEPNSASALAEGILALRNDAARRRQLGRQGKAAVHRDFSDETMAEATLAVYRQYLKESTQEKGRSMVAKETVLA, encoded by the coding sequence ATGCGAATCGCCTATATCGCCGCCGGCGCCGCTGGCATGTACTGCGGCAGTTGCCTGCATGACAATACCCTCGCCGCTGCCCTGCTGAAAAAAGGCCACGAAGTCGCCCTGATTCCTACCTACACGCCGCTGCGCACCGACGAGGCCAATGTCGCCGTCAATGATATTTTCTACGGCGGCATCAACGTCTATTTGCAGGAAAAATTTTCCTTGTTTCGCCGCACGCCGTGGGTGATCGACCGGCTGCTCAACAATCGCGCGTTGTTGAACTGGGTTTCCCGTTTCAGCTCCTCCACCAACGCCAAAGATTTGGGCAGCCTCACGGTTTCCGTGCTCGCCGGGGAGGGAGGGCATCAAAAAAAAGAGCTGGAGAAACTGGCGCAATGGCTCAAAGAATCCTACCGCCCGGAGTTGGTGCAGCTCACCAACTCCATGTTTGTGGGCATGGCGCATGAGTTGAAGAAAGCGTTGGGCGTGCCGGTTTTATGCGCATTGCAAGGTGAAGATCTTTTTCTGGACGAATTGATCGAGCCTTACAAATCACAGGCAAAAAAGCTGTTGCGTGAGCGGGCGCGTGAGATTGATGGTTTCATCGCTACCAGCCAGTATTATGCCGATTACATGGCGGATTATCTCGATATTCCTGCTCAAAAAATTCATGTCGTGAGGCTTGGCATCAATTTGCGCGATCATGGCAACGCGCCCGAGGCCAACAGTGAAAAGACTTTCGTCGTCGGCTACCTCGCGCGCCTTTGCCCCGAAAAAGGATTGCACCTGCTCGTCAAAGCCATGCAACAATTGGCGGAAAATTTTCAGCCGGGCGCCTTCAAGCTCAAAGTCGCCGGTTATCTCAGTCCGAAAGATCAAAAATATTTTGCGGATATTCAAAAGAAGATTCAGGCCTCGAGGCTGCGTGAGGCATTTGAGTATGCCGGTGAAGTCACGCGCGTTGAAAAGATAAACTTCCTGCAAAGCCTGCATTTGTTATCTGTTCCCACCGTTTACCAGGAGCCGAAAGGCTTGTACGTCTTGGAAGCGCTGGCGAATGGCGTGCCCGTGGTGCAGCCGCATCACGGCGCCTTCCCGGAATTGCTGCACGCAAGCAGCGGCGGCATTCTGGTGGAACCGAATTCAGCCTCCGCGCTCGCCGAAGGAATTTTGGCGTTGCGCAACGATGCCGCGCGCCGCAGACAGCTCGGGCGGCAGGGCAAGGCTGCGGTGCATCGCGATTTCAGCGACGAGACCATGGCAGAAGCAACGCTCGCCGTCTACCGTCAGTATTTGAAAGAATCAACGCAAGAAAAGGGAAGATCGATGGTTGCGAAAGAAACGGTTCTCGCTTAA